A window from Zonotrichia albicollis isolate bZonAlb1 chromosome 8, bZonAlb1.hap1, whole genome shotgun sequence encodes these proteins:
- the TTC39A gene encoding tetratricopeptide repeat protein 39A isoform X4 — MMYIWNGYAVIGKCPNLTEGMLETLNEAEEALARSSATELLADDRCVIKLLKGLCFKHLGKISEAEDHFNYIYLNEKKIKYDHYLIPNALLELAILYLDQDRREEAIKLLEKAKQNYKNYSMETRTHFRIQAALHQAKSAPENGMHCGASAVS; from the exons ATGATGTATATCTGGAATGGCTATGCTGTAATTGGAAAATGTCCCAACTTAACAGAAGGCATGTTAGAGACTTTAAATGAAGCAGAAGAAGCATTGGCAAGAAGTTCAG ctACAGAGCTACTGGCAGATGACCGGTGTGTGATAAAGCTGTTAAAGGGATTATGCTTCAAGCATTTGGGCAAGATCTCAGAAGCAGAAGACCACTTTAATTACATCTATTTAAA TGAGAAGAAGATAAAATATGACCATTACCTAATTCCAAATgccttgctggagctggcaATACTGTATCTGGACCAGGATAGAAGAGAAGAAGCAATAAAACTTCTGGAAAAAGCAAA ACAAAACTACAAGAATTACTCCATGGAAACAAGGACACATTTCAGAATTCAAGCTGCCCTGCACCAAGCCAAATCCGCCCCAGAAAATGGAATGCACTGTGGAGCCTCGGCGGTGTCGtaa